The Chlorogloeopsis sp. ULAP01 genome window below encodes:
- a CDS encoding ABC transporter ATP-binding protein → MNTEIEKYPILAIKNLCVNYGGIQALKKINLVVNNGEVVTLIGANGAGKSTTLRAISKIVNPRSGELIYSGRNIIRRQPHEIVQLGIAHCPEGRRVLARQTVYDNLLLGAYIRSHQAEVKADIQHQFELFPRLAQRRHQLAGTLSGGEQQMLAIARSLMSKPKLLLLDEPSLGLAPAIVREIFTIIENLRTTGVTILLVEQNANLALQIADRGYVLEAGSITLTGAASELITDERVKKAYLG, encoded by the coding sequence ATGAACACAGAGATTGAGAAATATCCTATTTTGGCAATTAAAAATTTATGCGTTAATTATGGGGGCATTCAAGCTCTGAAAAAAATTAATTTAGTTGTCAATAATGGCGAAGTAGTGACGCTCATTGGTGCAAACGGTGCAGGTAAAAGCACCACCCTTCGCGCTATCTCTAAGATAGTAAATCCTCGTAGCGGTGAACTTATTTACAGTGGCAGAAATATTATTCGTCGTCAACCTCACGAAATTGTGCAATTAGGTATTGCCCATTGTCCAGAAGGCAGAAGGGTATTAGCACGGCAAACTGTTTATGATAATTTACTGCTGGGAGCTTATATTCGTTCTCATCAGGCAGAAGTAAAAGCTGATATTCAGCACCAATTTGAACTATTTCCGCGTTTGGCACAAAGACGTCATCAACTAGCAGGAACTCTCAGTGGGGGTGAACAACAAATGTTAGCGATCGCCCGTTCGTTGATGAGTAAACCTAAACTTTTGCTTCTAGATGAACCGAGCTTGGGTTTAGCACCAGCAATAGTTCGAGAAATATTCACCATCATTGAGAATTTACGCACAACAGGTGTAACCATTTTGCTTGTAGAACAAAATGCCAATCTTGCTCTACAAATTGCAGATAGGGGATACGTTTTGGAAGCAGGCAGTATCACCTTAACAGGTGCAGCATCGGAATTAATTACTGATGAGCGAGTTAAAAAAGCTTATTTAGGATAA